The genomic segment ttggtTACCTGGAGGGTGTCATCCTATGGTGAATTCATCAGAAACAAAAGGCCATGGAATCCATGGCAACTCAAGCATTTTCCTAAACTCTCCAATGCCAGATATTGTCCTTATCAATCTCCCATGTGGCCAAAACAAATTTATATCGTGGAACAGTTCCAAACATCACCTCTGTGCtctcttattcatttattccagtGTAGCCAACCCAGACAGGAAGAGAGTCAGCATCCCCTCTTAGAAGGAAGTGGGCTGTCTCATGCTCAGGGAGAAGTCAGGCGTCCAGGAGGAGCAATcgcttttatttcttcagttatATTACCAGGTTATGTATTTGAGATATGATTTCTCAAAGGGGAAGTAACTCAGGCAGAATCcatgcttttaacaatgggtccTTGGTCTAGAAGGATCTGTGTGGGGTTTAAGGCCCTCCTGTGGCTCTGTGATGACAAGGCAGGCAGGCTGTCACAGAGGAAAAGGCAGATAAGAACAACTGCTGGGTCAGGGGAGAAGACGCCACTTCCTATGCCGCATGCGCAGAGGCATGACTAGACCCCGCCCCACCCCCGCATGACTAGAACCGCTTCATTTATAGCAAGTCTGGCTATGAAAATGCAGAAGGGCTGATAGCCATCTGACACACATTGCCAGCTTTTCTCTCCCCAGCCAGTTCAAACTCACAAGGCCATTTGAacagcattttggaaagctgcCCATCCCCTGaataaaaaattttgagaaaGTTAGAGTATCATCTAAGGGAAGGGCCTTAAAGCAGAACAAAAAATGTGCTGGCAGCAGTTTGAATTTTCTGGCTGCGCGTCTGTGCTATTCATGGGACACCGTGCAGCGTACCCAGGGTGCGCTGGCGAAAGGGCAGAACAGGCGGGAGGAGGAGACGTCCACGCAGTCAGTGCCCAAAGCTGAGTCTTCAGGGAAGAGAAACGAGGTCAGATCTCCTCACCCCGGTGCCCTTGTGTACCCTTAGAAGTCATAGGGGGATACAAAGATGGTGACCTTGGACACGTGGTTGGCCTGGAAGGAGCGGTCCAGGTATTCCGACATGTCGACATCCACCTCCAGGGTCTGAGGCCCCTCCAGGGTCTGCACGAGGATCAGCTCCCCAGTCTGCCGGTCTGAGCGCTGCATCACAAAGTGGCCGCGGCTGTTCCCACCCACAATCCCAAACCGCAGGCTGTTGGGCCCAGCTCGGCCGGGGGCAGAGGCCGTGGCCATGCGGAAGAGCGTGATGGGCGTCTTCAGGTTTGAAGGCAGAGAGAGGTAATGGAAGGAGATGGTCTTGGGCAGATGGTGGCAGGGTCTGCTGTCCATGGGGCAGGGGTTTCGCTCACACTGGCTGGAGCAGAGAGGCAAAACGGAGGCGGTCAGCCTTGTGGAGGTCTCACAAGGGGCTGCTCCGACCCGGCTGCCCACCTGCCTTCTTGCAGAGGCCACCTAGATGACCTTTCCTAGCCACGGGTCCCTCAACCAGGAGCTATGGAGCTGCAGGTGAGTGAATGTAGCTGGTGTTAGGCATGGCAAAGGAAGGGCTGCTGCTTCTGTTCCTGTTCATGGGCGCTCCCTGCAcacctgtgtatgtgtgtttgtgtgtgtatatatatgtatttatgctaTTACTATCATTTTTTATAGAAAAGTAAAGCCTGGGAATATTAAATAATGATGGCAATGCTGATACTCAAACCAGGGGCCCTTTCTCCCTGTGCTGTGATCTTGCTCAGTAATAGTAGGACCTCAGCAGTTAGCCAGCAACATCCTCTAATGCGGTGCTTCCCACAAGGTGCATGGTGAACTTCCTAAACACAGCAGTgtgtattttatgttatgtttagacagagtctcactctgtcactcagctaCAGTGGAGTGAtgttggctctctgcaacctccagctgtcaggttcaagtgattctcctgcctcagcctcctgggtagctgcgattacaggtgcctgccaccacgcccagctaatttttgtatttttagtagagacgggggtttcaccatgttggccaggctggtcttgatctcttgacctcaagtgatctgcctgctttggcctcccaaagtgctgggattataggtatgagccgctgtgcccggcccacAATGTGTATTCTTATAGTAGGAGGCCCTGTTTGTCTTAatcatttggaaacagggtcttgtgGAAATGCTTTCAATATTTCTCTATCCTTTCAAACATAAAAGACAAATGCAATCTAGTATATTAGGTGATTCTGTAACATCATGATTTTGCAGGTCAAATATCACATCCAGCTATTGGTTGAATGCCCCAGAGGCCATAATAGAGTGGTTCCCCATCCTTTCACTGGGTGACTTCATGAGGAAGGTTCTAACGTCTTCACTCTCTCTAAAAACTGCCATGCTTCAGTGCCACTAACTCTCTTGCTTCTAATCCTCTTTAACTCAACAGCAATTCAAATAATTAAGCGTATGAAGTaatcatcttcattttaaagacaaTGTTAGGTCTTTTATGATCTCTTTTTGAGAGGAAAATATATGTGCTTTGTGATAGTTGTAGTTGTTCCCCTTAAAGGCCCATCTCCcaacttaaacaaacaaacaaaaaagctcttCTTGCTGTTTAAGAGCCACAGTTatgggccgggcatgatggctcatggttgtaatcccagcacttcgggaggctgaggtgggtatattacctgaggttaggaggtagagaccagcctggccaacatggggaaacccagtctgtactaaaaatacaaaatttagctgggcatggcagcacgtgcctataatcccagctacttgggaggctgagacaggggatttgcttgaactcaggaggcggaggttgcagtgaactgagatcataccactccactccagtctgggccactgagcaagactctgtctcaaacaaaacaaaagaaaacaaaaaacacaagagTTGAAGTTACTAGACATAGAACCTTCTAGTACTATTGGAAAAGCAGAGTGATATAATGCAGGGTGCACAGGCTATGCAGTGTAACTCAAGGGAGTCAATAGTTCCTGGCTATGTGAATGCTGTCACCTCCCAAATCCATGTGATCTATACCTGTCTCCCGGGCTGCTATGGGTTTATCAGGAGAAGGTCACAACAGTTTCTTCCCTCCAGTGGCCTGCCCTGGTTGTGCCATCTTGGGGTGGCTGCAACCCCCATTATCCTCTATGTAGTAGGGGAGCACTTAGTACCTTACTCCCATGGGGAATTGGGTTCTTATTTCTCCAGGGCAGCAATGCATTAGATGCAACCACTAAAGgaaaatggaaactcagagaagccagcctcccagcctcctgcctctcATCTTTCTATGGCATAACTGTACCTTCTCCTGACAGCTTCTAGGAAGCATCCGGACCAGCCACACTTGGAGGCCCGAGTGAGGGTGTGCATGCCTTGGCAGTACTCACAATGGAGACGTCTTCACGTAGCTCACATTGCCACTGCCCTCGGGGCACTCGGGGCTGACGCACTGGAAGCCTCCACCGGTGTTGATGCACGTGGTCCCCCGGGGGCACACTGGCTGCAGGCCCGCACATTCATCTACATCTGAGATACGGGACATACAATGGGTGAGAATCTCCTTGACTTTTCCTCCATTTAAGACAGAACCACTCGAGAGGCCTGCAGTCGCTGTAATGCAGTGCTCCCTGCTCCTGGCACTTATTCTTAAAGCAGGAAGCCTGCCTTCCTTAACTGTGTGGAATCAAGGCCCGAGGAAATGCCGGCGGTTGCCCCTCCCTGGGATCCTGTCCTCCTTCACTGGGGTATGGCAGGTCGCACCGGTGGTGGAAAGTACCAGGGGAGTGTTACTGGTCACAACACTTCTCTCAGACCCGTCTGCTTCTCAGCCCACCTGCCCCATTACCCTCCATGGCCATTATTTTTcctctgtctatctgtctatctatctatccatctatctatctatctatctatctatctatctatctatctatctttctatctatctatctattatctatctatctatctatgtatctttttaaaattagaatctttTAGAAAGTCTTCCAATCAACCTCACCCCATGCCTAGTGCAGACACCTTAATGCCATCATTTGTATGAGTTCTCTGCTTCCTTTACATCCAGAGAGTCTCTGCAGCTGGAGGCCGTCCTTCTCAACCCTAAGCACCCCTAGGTGGGCCTTCATGAGCACTGTGGAAGGGAGGGAGTGTGGGTGGCAATCTGGATGCCTTCTTGGGCTCCAGCTCCAGGTCACCTACTCCTCAGAGCCCTGCAGCGGGGCCCCAGTGGGATGTCACTGGGGAGCCACCCCTCCCCTCACATTCCTGAGTCAGCCCATGGAGAAGCCCTCTGCCCTCTCTCCTCCTGTTCTCCCTCAGTGGGTCAGAGCTGTTGCCTGAAGCCAGCGGGGCTCCCCTCTCTGTCGTGTTTCCATGGGGGTGGTCCAGCTGAGGAGGTGGGCCTGTCCCCTTCCTCATGTGAGCTATGCCTGCAGGAGCAGACCCAGTCCCCCAAAGGCCCACTGCAGCATGGGGATTCGAGGGTCAAGGGTCAGGATGATCCCACTTGGCCTTCAGGCCTGAGGTGTGGGTTCTGACTCAGCCCATGTGGAAAGTCAGCGTGTCTACAGCAATTGACATCTGTATTTTTCCTAAGTGGAGGTGGGGTGACAGGAGGCCTCCTGTTAGGCACCTGGTGTCCCTGGGACTTGGACTTGTcctgtggtgatgctggtgaccGCTTTGAGGGCTCTCAGCCTCTCTGTTCTACAACCAACCCACTCTGCACACATCCTTCCTGCCCTCTTAGGTGCCCCCTGCCCCTGCTGTAGACACTCCTTGTCAGCTAAAGATGTTCTTTCCCACTCTGCCAGGAATCAGCCTCAGAAACCTCAACCCAGTTCTCCAGGAGGCCACTGGTGATGGACAGGATTTGGCACTGGGGTGAAACCTGAGCCAGTTATTTTCCATCTGCACCCCTGTTCCCCAACCCACTCTGCACCTGAGAGGCTGACTGATTTTCAGCTGGGGTTGGGAAATGACAGTGACCCAGCCTGAGGAGTCCTGACCTGCCTGGATGTGGTTCTGGTGGTGGCTGTGTCCTTGACGGCCACAATCTGTCATTCTCTGATAAGCCCCCTCACTCCCTACACCCCTCAAGCCCAGGGGTAGTAATGCCCCGACTCTTGTCCCTCCCTGGGTACTCTGTCTCCCTTGTTGTCCTCAGCTATCATCAAACAAGTCTGGTGCTATAGAGCTCGACCTCGCTAAGACATAAGTGCTTGTAAGGTGCTGCTCCTTTCAGAGGGGGACTTACAGGTCCATGGGAGCCTCATGGGTTCCTCCAGATTACATGACATGGATGACCACCTGGCCAGTCTACCTTTAGGTCCAGCCCTAGCTGAAGGCATTGTTGAGTGGGTGGAAGTGACcagatcttgaaaaaaaaaaaatcccagttactcaaatAAAGTCCGAAAAGACTAGTTGCCAGGATGGTTAAGGAACTCATTTTCCTATTTATGTAGATGACGATGTGGCCTGATCTTTGAGAAGCCCTTTGGttggtggctttttaaaaattgaaagtgtCTGAAACTGTGACTCTGCCAACCACCTTACTCCTGATTGTGAGGTCATGGGGGTTCACCACAGCAGCAGGTAGCCGGGTGCAGATGGCACTCTCTCTAGCCTCACTCACCCTCACAGCTCTTCCCGTCCGCCAGGGTTCGGTATCCGCTGGGGCAGGTGCAGCGGTAAGAGCCCGGGGTGTTCACGCAGGCGTGCATGCAGAGCCGGGGCCGCCCCTCCTGCCCGTAGAGCTCACACTCGTTCACATCTGCGGACAGAAGTGCTCACTGTGACTCCAGGAGCCATGCAGCAGGTGTTGCCAGCTGCGACCCAGAACCCAGAACAGTCGTGCCTCGTTCCTGGAGGCAATGGCAGCTGCAGTTAAGTGGCTGGGCCTCAGGCAGCCGTCATGCCCTACCCGCAGCAGAGCACTCTCGAGAGGAGCAGGTGTGCCTTCCTTTCTCCTAACCCGAGGGCCCAGAGGGCGAAAAGGAGGAGTGGCAGGGAGCTGACATGCTAGACCCTAGAAAGGCATCTCTGTCTTAGGCTGAAGACACCTGGCGAGACCCTGCAGAAGCTGGCCAATCAAGCCTATTCCCAGAAAGTAGGGAGGGATTAACAGCCCCATGTTAACTCTTTATCTTTGGGAATGGAATAAGAGGGTCTCCTTTCTGCTGCTGTAAAATGAGGCTATTAGCACCAACTGACCAGATCTCAGAATTGAACTCCTGCTTTGCATTGTTTGGGGAGAGAACTCTGGTAATCAGGAGAGGGCAGCAAAACTGAGCGGTCAGGAAAGCTAAGCCCAGAGGGGACCAAGGAATGATTCCCACTCTCCTGCTCAGCTCTGGGCCCTCGCTACTAACAAAGTGCTTTAAGCTCCTATGATTCCAGCCAGGACGGAGGGGATGGAGGGGCTCAAGGCTCTCCTGAACCAAGCACGTGTGGGTTGGACATAGGCTAGACCAGTTTCTGAGGTGGGGCGAGCTCTGATTTCTATGAATTAGCTGCATTCTAGCAATTATCATCAACACTTACCTGTAATGCAAAGTGGCCAGGCCTTCTGAGACGGCGCCCCGGAAGCCACCCGTGCAGGGTGCGTCCGTGCAGGCAGGAGGGCGGTGGGTGAGAGCCCCTTCACCGCCCCATGTCCTCCCCCTGCGGTCCCCAGTGTCCTGGCGGAGCCCGAGCCTACCCTCGCAGACGCTGTCGCCGGCGGCGCCGCTCAATTGGAATCCCGCTTCGCAGCTGCAGTGCTGAGCCCGCTCCACCTGAGCACAGCGCGGCGCGCGGCTGAAGGCAGAGTCGCCGGCCACGCTGCCCTCGGGGGCGGCTGCGGGGAGAAGACACACTCAGTGCCGGACCCTGGCGCACCTGCCGTCAGCCCAACCTTGGGTAGGGGCCGGGAGCAGAACCCAGACGGGGGCACAGCTCCTTCTCAAAGAGCTTACTCTGGAGTAGGGAAAGGAAAGACAAGTAATTAACCATGAAGCCCGCCGACCGGTCCAGGGCCCACTCAAAGGGAGCACAGGACAGCAAGTGCACTGGAACAGAATGGTGCATAAAAACGCAGGCCACCAAGCTGCACCTCAGAAGGACCGCTAGGCCGAGTctacattttcacttaaaaagaCTTGAACACCCCAAAATTCTAACAGTGATCAAAAGAGAGTTTAAAACCGTGGgccactattttttatttcttttggtgtgtgtgtattttttttaaaattttttattggattttaggttttggggtacatgagcagagcatgcaagacagttgcgtaggtacacacatggcagtgtgctttgctttccttttccccttcacccacatttggcatttctccccaggctatccctccccacctccccctcccactggccctccccttttcccccctatagaccccagtgtttagtactcccctttctgtgtccctgtgttctcatttttcatcacccgcctatgagtgagaatatgcggtttcaattttaaattttaggtttGAGGACCTTcaacatgtgaaggtttgttacacagataaacACGTATCACAGGGGATTGTTGTACACATCATCCAGCTATTAAGCTCAGTAGCTGATAAttaccttttctgctcctctccctcctcccccattcTCCCTCAAGTAGACCTCAGTGTGTTGTTTGCTTCTTTGTGTTCGGAAGATCttataatttagctcccacttataagttagaacatgcggtatttggttttctgttcctctgttagtttgctaaggatggtagcctccagctccaaccatattcccacaaaggacatgatcccattcttttttatggctgcataatattccatggtgtatatgtaccacattttctttatccagtctgtcattgactggcatttaggttggttccatgtctttgctattgtgaacagtgctgcaacgaataTTCGAGTGCAcctgtctttatggtagaatgctttatattgctctggatatatacccagtaataggttTTCTGGGTCAAGTgctagttctgcttttagctttttgaggaatcaccaaactgctttctaaaatggttgaactaatttacactcccaccaacagtgtaagggttcccttttctctgcaacttccCCAGGATCTGTtactttctgactttttaatagtagtcattatgactggtgtgagatggtatctcattgtggtttcaatttgcatttctttaatgatcagtgatatggaacttttttctcatatgcttgttggctgcatgtctgtcttcttttgagaagtgtctgttcatgtatgttgcccactttttaatggggttgtttttctcttgtaaatctaagtttcttatagatgctggatattagacatttgtcagatgcatagcttgcaaatatttcccCCTATTCTATACATTATTTGTTTACTcctttgataatttcttttgctgtgcagaagctcttaagtttaattagatcccatttgtcaagttttgcttttgttgcaattgcttttggtgtcttttttttttttttttttggtggggagtgTCTTGacatctttgcccattcctatgtccagtatggtattgcctatgttgtcTTCCAggacttttatagttttgggttttacatttaactctttaatctatcttgagttgatttttctctatGGTGTAAGAAGTGCtccagtcttctgcatatggctagccagttatctcagcaccatttattgaataggagtcttttccccattcttGTTGTTGTCAGCTTTGTTAAAGATCACATGGTTATAGATgtatggccttatttctgggctctccattccgttttattggtctatgtgcctgtttttgtatcagtaccatgctgttttggtcactgtaggcttgtggtatagtttgaagttaggtaatgtaattcctccagcttttttctttttgcttaggattaccttggctatcaggttttttgttgttgttccatatacatgtttaaataactttttctagttctgtgaagaatgtctttgATAGTTAgataggaataacattgaatctataaattattttgggcagcatagccattttaatgatattgagtcTTCATATCCATAAGcattgaatgttttttcatttgtctgtatcttctctgatttttttgaactgtgttttgtaattctcactgtagagatctttcacatccctggttagctgtattcctaggtattttatttttgtgtgtggcaattgtgaatcagattgcctttctgatttggctctcgaTTTGGTTGTTGATGGTATTTGTgttctgcaactttgctgaagtcgtttatcagctgaaggagcgtttgggctgagactatgggatttcctagatatagaatcatgtcgtctgcaagcagagataatttgacttcctctcttcctatctggatgccctttatttctttctcttacctgattgatcttaccaggacttccaatactatgttgaatagaaatggtgagagagggcatctctgTCTTGTggtggttttcaaggggaatgcttccagcttttgcccattcagtatgatgttgcttgtgtgtttgtcatagatgaatcttattattttgagatctgttccttcaatacctagtttgttgagcgtttttaacatgaagggatgttgaattttatcaaaagcctttttgcatctattgagataatcatgtggttttgccttcagttctgtttatgtgattcatcacatttattgatttttgtatgttgaatcaaccttgtATCTCTGGGaaaaagcctacttgatcatagtggattagctttttgatgtgctgctggatttggtttgtaagtattttgttaagaatttttatatcaatgttcatcaaggatattggtctgaaatttcctttttttgttgcttCTCTGCTAGGTTTTCTTATTGAgattgctggcctcatagaatgagttggggagaagtccctcctcctcaattttttggaatagtttttgtagaaatagtaccagctcttctttgtacatctggtagaattaggctgtggatccatcaggtcctgggcattttttgattggtaggctatttatgaccaattcaatttcagagctcattattggCCTGTTCATAGatcattattttttgttcttttttttttttgtattgtactTTTCTAAAGTattcacattttttgtttttaccaagAACataaatttccttccttccttccttccttccttccttccttccttccttccttccttccttccttctttcctctctctctctctctctctctctctctctctctgtctttcttgagaccaagtcttactgtgtcgcccaggctggagtgcagtggtacaatctcggctcactgaaacctctgtctcccaggttcaagcaactctcctgcctcagcctcctgagtagctgagattataggtgcgcatcaccaccctgctaattttttttgtatatttagtaaagacgggtttcaccatgttggccaggctggtctcaaactcctgacctcaaataatccgtccagcctcccaaaatactgggattacaggcatgagtcactgtgcctggccaaattacATTTCTAATcaggaaaatgttatttttctgaaagtttgTCAAGTATTTAGAGCTCTCATATGTTGAGAGATTAAAGAGGAATCGGTGGGAATCAAACACAAGGGGACAAACCCTGCATGATTCTACTTAGATGAGGTCCCTAGAGTAGTCAGACTGATCGAGacaaaaagaagaatgaatggtgattaccaggggctgtgggagggcAATGGGGAGTTGTACTGTTATGGGTACAGAAGTTCAGTTTTGCAAGACAAAAAGAATTCTGGagctggatggtggtgatggttgcacaacgtGAGTGTGATTAGTGCCACTGAGCTATAcagttaaaaatgattaaaatggtaaattttatgttatgtatattttatcacaataaaaaatatggtgaattgattttttaaaaaggaattggAGGGATGCTCCTCCTGGGAGCCAGAAAGACACGGGCCAGCTAATGGGAAGGACTGTCAGGCTGGGGGACCAGGCGAGCAAGAGCCCAGGTGTGTGTTTGCTGTTCATGGAGACTGTGAGGATAGGAGCTGGCTTTGGATGTGCCTGCTTGCTTCCCCACCTTCCCATTCCTGGGGAAGATTCTGGTCATGGGGACACTTTATAACAGGCCTCCCTGGACCTAAGCAACAATTGTCTAAAGATCCCTGGGCGGgtatggtggctgacgcctgtaatcccagcactttgggagggtgaggtaggcagaccacttgaggtcaggagtttgagaccagcctggccaacatggtgaaaccctgtctctatgaaaaataccaaaattagctaggaatggtggtgaacacctgtaatcccagctacttgggaggctgaggcaggataatcacttgaacctgggagcagaggttgtagtgagctgagatggtgctactgtactccagcctgggcaacagagactccatttcaaaaaaaaaaatatcccacAGTTGGAGAAAACCCTAAAGGGTGGGGTTTAGAACATTCAGTGACAAGGACTGGCATATTTAGGGAAAAAGGGaacccatttctttttccctcttgttTGTAAACAACGGGAGAGACAGTGAGGTATCCAAGAAACCCagtctctggcctcagtttccatagAAAGCAGTCCCAGGGACAGGAGCTGTAAGGGGCTCTGAGCTCAGGAGGACAGCCTCATTCTGAGAAAATGCTCAGCTGGCTGACTCAGCTGAACTGAATCAAATTAAGGCAAATTAAGCAGCAACTCTCTTGGGGCACTATTTAAATCTGACCTTGGGCCAGGTCCAATGCCAGGATCTCAAGTATTGATAAAGATCATATCCTTGGACACTGCACTAGCCCCAATGCCCCTTCCCACCACAGATATTTCATACAGAAGTAAAGACAAACAGACGTAACACACCAGACTTTTCTAGCAAAGGAATAGGACATCTTTGGGGCTGAACGAAATCTTGGTGGCAACATGAGTGGGAACCCCTGTCCATCTGTCACAGATTCCTTAtcattggattttttttgccATATGCAAACCCAGCCACTGTGTGACTCCTTAGACCCTCTAGGAGGAGA from the Callithrix jacchus isolate 240 chromosome 14, calJac240_pri, whole genome shotgun sequence genome contains:
- the FBLN7 gene encoding fibulin-7 isoform X3: MVPSSPRALFLLLLLLACSEPRASQNCLNKQQLISAIRQLQQLLKGQETRFAEGIRHMKSRLAALQNSVSRVAPDAPPDISECSSQPCQNGGTCVEGVSQYRCICPSGRTGNRCQHQAQTAAPEGSVAGDSAFSRAPRCAQVERAQHCSCEAGFQLSGAAGDSVCEDVNECELYGQEGRPRLCMHACVNTPGSYRCTCPSGYRTLADGKSCEDVDECAGLQPVCPRGTTCINTGGGFQCVSPECPEGSGNVSYVKTSPFQCERNPCPMDSRPCHHLPKTISFHYLSLPSNLKTPITLFRMATASAPGRAGPNSLRFGIVGGNSRGHFVMQRSDRQTGELILVQTLEGPQTLEVDVDMSEYLDRSFQANHVSKPACLVITEPQEGLKPHTDPSRPRTHC
- the FBLN7 gene encoding fibulin-7 isoform X1; the encoded protein is MVPSSPRALFLLLLLLACSEPRASQNCLNKQQLISAIRQLQQLLKGQETRFAEGIRHMKSRLAALQNSVSRVAPDAPPVSCLALNAPADGRKFGSKYLVDHEVHFTCNPGFRLVGPSSVVCLPNGTWTGEQPHCRDISECSSQPCQNGGTCVEGVSQYRCICPSGRTGNRCQHQAQTAAPEGSVAGDSAFSRAPRCAQVERAQHCSCEAGFQLSGAAGDSVCEDVNECELYGQEGRPRLCMHACVNTPGSYRCTCPSGYRTLADGKSCEDVDECAGLQPVCPRGTTCINTGGGFQCVSPECPEGSGNVSYVKTSPFQCERNPCPMDSRPCHHLPKTISFHYLSLPSNLKTPITLFRMATASAPGRAGPNSLRFGIVGGNSRGHFVMQRSDRQTGELILVQTLEGPQTLEVDVDMSEYLDRSFQANHVSKPACLVITEPQEGLKPHTDPSRPRTHC
- the FBLN7 gene encoding fibulin-7 isoform X2 gives rise to the protein MVPSSPRALFLLLLLLACSEPRASQNCLNKQQLISAIRQLQQLLKGQETRFAEGIRHMKSRLAALQNSVSRVAPDAPPVSCLALNAPADGRKFGSKYLVDHEVHFTCNPGFRLVGPSSVVCLPNGTWTGEQPHCRDISECSSQPCQNGGTCVEGVSQYRCICPSGRTGNRCQHQAQTAAPEGSVAGDSAFSRAPRCAQVERAQHCSCEAGFQLSGAAGDSVCEDVNECELYGQEGRPRLCMHACVNTPGSYRCTCPSGYRTLADGKSCEDVDECAGLQPVCPRGTTCINTGGGFQCVSPECPEGSGNVSYVKTSPFQCERNPCPMDSRPCHHLPKTISFHYLSLPSNLKTPITLFRMATASAPGRAGPNSLRFGIVGGNSRGHFVMQRSDRQTGELILVQTLEGPQTLEVDVDMSEYLDRSFQANHVSKVTIFVSPYDF